One Rhinoderma darwinii isolate aRhiDar2 chromosome 6, aRhiDar2.hap1, whole genome shotgun sequence DNA window includes the following coding sequences:
- the LOC142656621 gene encoding uncharacterized protein LOC142656621 gives MECRLPADKLGSLRQEWEEWFRVLGNVSTDRDRLVALLYWLGDAWEAGFSLAKVNRFISALAFGFKLQGFRDVSKEFLVVQALKGLRRGRVEADCRRPVSFSLLMSLGVSLVSVCHSSSEVELFRLAFSLAFFGALRIGELVSPSTKRAGGLRRGEVSLYGDRLEVWLRRSKTDQLGKGKRIVLFALPGSAMCPVACMRVFKPQAGSPELPLLCYEDGSFLSRFQFGAVFKKCLAAVGVAAGPYSSHSFRIGAATEAGRWGLDDDGVRRIGRWESNRFKSYLRPHLL, from the exons atggagtgtcgtcttccggcGGATAAGCTAGGGTCTTTGAggcaggag tgggaggagtggtttagagtgttgggtaacgtcagcacggatcgagacaggttggtggcacttttgtactggttgggggacgcctgggaggcggggttttcgttgGCAAAGGTGAATCGTTTTATTTCTgcgttggcttttggttttaagttacagggctttcgggatgtatccaAAGAATTCTTAGTGGTACAGGCTTTAAAGggtctgcgccgaggtagggtcgaagcggattgtagaaggcccgtgtcgttttctcttctcatgtCTTTGGGCGTATCGCTAGTATCTGTCTGTCATTCTTCATCCGAGGTGGAGCTGTTTCGGTTAGCATTTtccttagcgttctttggggctcttagaattggcgagctggtgtcacctagtaccaagcgggcaggggggttgagacggggggaggtgagcctatatggggaccggctcgaggtatggttgcggcggtcaaaaactgatcaactgggtAAAGGCAAGCGGATagttttgtttgccctcccggggtcagcgatgtgtccggtcgcttgcatgcgaGTTTTTAAACCACAGGCGGGGTCTCCCGAGTTGCCGTTGCTTTGTTacgaggatgggtcatttttATCCAGATTTCAGTTTGGCGCGGTGTTTAAAAAATGCCTGGCGGCGGTCGGCGTCGCGGCGGGTCCTTACtcctctcattccttcaggattggcgcagcaactgaggcggggcgctgggggttggatgacgatggggtgcggcgcattggccgttgggagtccaacaggtttaagtcctacctgcgcccccatttgttatga